In Helicobacter colisuis, one genomic interval encodes:
- a CDS encoding pyridoxine 5'-phosphate synthase, producing MLLGVNIDHIATLREARKINDPDPLEAIFIAKRAGADQITMHLREDRRHMHDEDILRIAQSSFLPINIESSINPAIIEFLLKIAPHRITLVPENREEVTTEGGLNVVGNFERILQITKSFQEVGTQVSLFIDSEVSQIEASKEVGAEMIELHTGSYANLHLMLFSNLPKMKNSIKELELPKKELQNLWKQSLDSLKKGAKKANELGLEVAAGHGLNYVNLKPILEIQEIVELNIGQSIIARAIFVGLENAIRELKALLAQKSQ from the coding sequence ATGCTACTTGGAGTAAATATTGATCACATTGCTACTTTAAGAGAAGCGCGAAAAATCAATGATCCAGATCCTTTGGAAGCGATTTTTATCGCAAAGAGAGCAGGGGCAGATCAAATCACGATGCATTTAAGGGAAGATAGGCGCCATATGCACGATGAAGACATTTTGCGGATAGCACAATCTTCGTTTTTACCTATTAATATTGAGTCATCAATTAATCCTGCTATTATTGAATTTCTTTTAAAAATTGCTCCACATAGAATCACGCTTGTTCCAGAGAATAGAGAGGAAGTAACGACAGAGGGTGGGTTAAATGTTGTGGGGAATTTTGAGCGCATTTTGCAAATTACAAAAAGTTTTCAAGAAGTTGGCACGCAAGTTTCGCTTTTTATTGATTCTGAGGTAAGTCAAATTGAAGCCTCTAAGGAAGTGGGGGCAGAGATGATAGAGTTGCACACAGGGAGCTATGCGAATTTGCACTTAATGCTTTTTTCAAACTTACCTAAGATGAAAAATAGCATCAAAGAATTAGAATTGCCCAAAAAAGAGTTGCAAAATCTTTGGAAGCAGTCTTTGGATTCTCTTAAAAAAGGAGCAAAAAAGGCAAATGAGTTGGGCTTGGAGGTCGCAGCGGGGCACGGATTAAATTATGTCAATTTAAAGCCTATTTTGGAGATTCAAGAGATTGTGGAATTAAATATTGGACAGAGTATTATTGCAAGAGCAATTTTTGTTGGGCTAGAGAATGCTATTAGGGAATTAAAGGCTTTGTTGGCACAAAAAAGTCAATAA
- a CDS encoding peroxiredoxin — translation MLVTKKAPNFKAPAVLADNQIVNDFELSRNLGRNGAVVFFWPKDFTFVCPSEIIAMDHRVKAFAEKGFNVIGVSIDSDVVHFAWKNTPVNQGGIGNVQFPMVSDITKQISRDYEVLIDEAVALRGSFLIDKNQVVRHAVINDLPLGRNMDEMLRMCDALTFFEENGEVCPAGWNKGDKGMKADAKGVADYLSQNADKL, via the coding sequence ATGTTAGTAACAAAAAAAGCTCCAAATTTCAAAGCACCTGCTGTTTTGGCAGACAATCAAATCGTTAATGATTTTGAACTTTCTAGAAATCTTGGTAGAAATGGCGCAGTCGTTTTCTTTTGGCCAAAAGATTTTACATTTGTTTGCCCTTCAGAAATTATCGCTATGGATCACAGAGTAAAAGCTTTTGCAGAAAAAGGTTTTAATGTAATTGGTGTTTCTATTGATTCTGATGTTGTTCATTTTGCATGGAAAAATACTCCAGTTAATCAAGGTGGAATCGGAAATGTTCAATTCCCTATGGTTTCTGATATTACAAAACAAATCTCAAGAGATTATGAAGTTTTAATTGATGAAGCAGTTGCGCTAAGAGGTTCTTTCTTGATTGATAAAAATCAAGTTGTTCGCCACGCTGTAATCAATGACCTTCCACTTGGCAGAAATATGGATGAAATGCTAAGAATGTGTGATGCATTAACTTTCTTTGAAGAAAATGGTGAAGTTTGTCCAGCTGGTTGGAACAAGGGCGATAAAGGTATGAAAGCTGATGCTAAAGGCGTAGCAGACTATCTTTCTCAAAACGCAGATAAACTTTAA
- the metK gene encoding methionine adenosyltransferase — translation MKKEFLFTSESVTEGHPDKMADQISDAILDYIIERDPKARVACETLLSNGYCVIAGELKTHAYAPMQDIARSVIREIGYIDARYGFDYRSAGVLNGIGEQSPDINQGVDREDGEIGAGDQGLMFGYACRETDVLMPLPIYLSHRITERLAALRKDGTLPFLRPDGKSQVTIKYANGIPVSIDTIVVSTQHSPETSQETLRSAVIEEVIKKSLPEQFATDNIRYFINPTGKFVIGGPQGDAGLTGRKIIVDTYGGSCPHGGGAFSGKDPSKVDRSGAYAMRYVAKNLVASGICDKATVQIAYAIGVVEPVSILVNTHGTGKVEDSKIEECVKNLFRLTPKGIIETLDLLRPIYQKTASYGHFGRELPEFTWEKTDKAEAIKDYFNLK, via the coding sequence ATGAAAAAAGAATTTCTTTTTACTTCTGAATCGGTTACCGAAGGGCATCCAGATAAAATGGCTGATCAAATTAGCGATGCGATTTTAGATTACATTATAGAACGCGATCCAAAGGCTAGAGTAGCTTGTGAAACTTTACTTTCTAATGGTTATTGTGTGATTGCTGGGGAATTAAAAACTCACGCTTATGCTCCTATGCAAGACATTGCTAGAAGCGTTATTCGAGAGATTGGCTATATTGATGCGCGTTATGGATTTGATTACCGCAGTGCTGGTGTGCTTAATGGAATCGGAGAGCAAAGCCCCGATATTAATCAAGGTGTAGATAGAGAAGATGGTGAGATTGGAGCAGGAGATCAAGGCTTAATGTTTGGCTATGCTTGTCGCGAAACTGATGTTTTAATGCCACTTCCTATTTATCTTTCCCACAGAATCACCGAAAGATTAGCCGCCCTTAGAAAAGATGGAACACTTCCCTTTTTGCGCCCTGATGGCAAATCTCAAGTTACAATCAAATATGCTAATGGAATCCCTGTGAGCATTGACACTATTGTTGTCTCAACTCAACATAGTCCAGAGACTTCTCAAGAAACACTTAGAAGTGCCGTTATTGAAGAAGTTATCAAAAAATCTTTGCCAGAGCAATTTGCAACTGACAATATCCGCTACTTTATCAATCCAACTGGAAAATTTGTCATCGGTGGTCCTCAAGGTGATGCAGGGCTAACAGGGCGAAAAATCATTGTTGATACTTATGGTGGAAGCTGTCCGCATGGCGGAGGGGCTTTTAGTGGAAAAGATCCAAGCAAAGTCGATAGAAGTGGTGCTTATGCGATGCGATATGTCGCAAAAAATCTTGTGGCAAGTGGAATCTGCGATAAAGCCACCGTTCAAATTGCCTATGCTATTGGAGTAGTAGAGCCTGTATCAATTCTTGTCAATACTCACGGAACAGGAAAGGTAGAAGATTCCAAAATTGAAGAATGCGTTAAAAATCTTTTCCGCCTTACACCAAAAGGCATTATTGAAACTCTAGACTTACTCCGCCCTATTTATCAAAAAACTGCAAGTTATGGACACTTTGGTAGAGAATTGCCTGAATTCACTTGGGAAAAAACTGATAAAGCAGAAGCCATCAAAGATTATTTCAATCTCAAATAA
- a CDS encoding glycosyltransferase family 8 protein, with product MYDVVLNLNENYVPYAAVLIASIIQNTNQDSKLENKAYYFHLLMDSISQENRDNLENLALELSKIYPCTLAIYILDDQLFREYSMPTLNGNYLTYYRLKIGTALPLSIKRCVYLDVDMVVLGDLRELFAVDLQGKICRVVMEHHSQKIFKPKNQAYQPINITGSYFNAGMLLIDLDLWRQENVENKAFEIGKNYRYSFHDQDILNIVLSGKTHKVGIEWNLMVCVYYRAICKDEKGRDKLPYYRKDFNSALQNPKILHYFTHTKPWNNAKIYLDYHNKFLDQYWWDVVEQTPIFKEKLLPLKPQADSALVFQCLVGYKLLRYYQKGLFILIPFYTYFLIKNKDSIEQEEISLKDYNLARDIGRVAFNAYHKRKKGKLISFPFRMLHMIKNFKKNQARILG from the coding sequence ATGTATGATGTTGTTTTGAATTTAAATGAAAATTATGTGCCTTATGCAGCAGTGCTAATCGCTTCAATTATTCAAAATACCAATCAAGATTCCAAATTAGAAAATAAAGCCTATTATTTTCATCTTTTAATGGATTCTATTAGCCAAGAAAATAGAGATAATCTAGAGAATCTTGCCTTAGAGCTTTCAAAAATTTATCCTTGCACACTCGCTATTTATATTTTAGATGACCAACTCTTTAGAGAATACTCTATGCCTACACTTAATGGAAATTATTTAACTTATTATCGTTTAAAGATTGGCACTGCTTTGCCATTATCAATTAAGCGATGTGTTTATTTGGATGTAGATATGGTTGTTTTGGGTGATTTAAGAGAGCTATTTGCAGTGGATTTGCAAGGTAAAATTTGTAGAGTTGTAATGGAGCACCATTCTCAAAAGATTTTTAAGCCCAAAAATCAAGCTTATCAGCCCATAAATATTACAGGTAGTTATTTTAATGCCGGAATGTTGCTTATAGATTTGGATTTGTGGAGACAAGAAAATGTAGAAAATAAGGCTTTTGAGATTGGAAAAAATTATCGTTATTCCTTCCACGATCAAGATATATTAAACATAGTTTTATCTGGGAAAACTCATAAGGTTGGAATAGAATGGAATCTTATGGTTTGTGTTTATTATCGTGCGATTTGTAAAGATGAAAAAGGTAGAGATAAACTTCCTTATTATAGAAAAGACTTTAATAGTGCATTGCAAAATCCCAAAATCTTGCACTATTTCACACACACTAAACCTTGGAATAACGCTAAAATCTATTTGGATTATCATAATAAATTTTTAGATCAATATTGGTGGGATGTGGTGGAGCAAACCCCTATTTTTAAAGAGAAATTATTACCACTCAAGCCACAAGCAGATAGTGCCTTAGTTTTTCAATGTTTGGTTGGATACAAGCTTTTAAGATATTATCAAAAAGGCTTATTTATTCTAATTCCATTTTATACTTACTTTCTTATTAAAAATAAAGATTCGATAGAGCAAGAAGAAATTTCACTAAAAGATTATAATTTAGCTAGAGATATAGGAAGAGTTGCTTTTAATGCTTATCATAAACGCAAAAAAGGCAAATTAATTTCATTCCCTTTTAGAATGTTGCATATGATTAAAAACTTCAAAAAGAATCAAGCAAGGATTTTAGGCTAG
- a CDS encoding F0F1 ATP synthase subunit C encodes MKKLFLAFFALASVAFAAEGAGEMLLSYSAIAAGIGLGIAALGGAIGMGSTAAATISGMARNPGVGGKLMTTMFIALAMIEAQVIYTLVVALILLYANPFAGILGL; translated from the coding sequence ATGAAAAAGTTATTTTTAGCATTTTTTGCATTAGCTAGTGTAGCATTTGCTGCTGAAGGTGCTGGTGAAATGTTGTTGTCTTATTCTGCAATTGCTGCAGGTATTGGATTAGGTATTGCTGCGCTTGGTGGTGCTATCGGTATGGGAAGCACAGCAGCTGCGACTATTTCTGGTATGGCTAGAAATCCTGGTGTGGGTGGTAAGCTTATGACAACAATGTTTATTGCATTAGCGATGATTGAAGCGCAAGTTATTTATACACTTGTTGTAGCCTTGATTCTTCTTTATGCTAACCCTTTTGCAGGAATACTAGGCTTATAA
- the hisA gene encoding 1-(5-phosphoribosyl)-5-[(5-phosphoribosylamino)methylideneamino]imidazole-4-carboxamide isomerase gives MQIIPAIDLKEGCAVRLMQGKMESAKIYYKNPLEVVKIFEEMGAEYLHIVDLDGAFCGKPQNKAVIENIAKNSTLKIEIGGGIRNEETIKEYLNLGVNRIILGSIALKDPKFAKEMAQKYPIIIGIDAKDGKVATEGWDQVGRVLASEFAKEFQNSPIEAIICTDISNDGMLNGINIDFTKEIAQSSGKFTLASGGLSCLEDLEKLYLSKIDGVIVGKAFYEKKLDLKEAFRKFK, from the coding sequence ATGCAAATTATTCCAGCAATTGATTTAAAAGAAGGCTGTGCTGTAAGGCTTATGCAAGGCAAAATGGAAAGTGCCAAAATTTATTACAAAAACCCCTTAGAAGTGGTAAAGATTTTTGAAGAAATGGGCGCAGAATATTTACACATTGTTGATTTAGATGGAGCCTTTTGTGGCAAACCACAAAATAAAGCAGTGATAGAAAATATCGCCAAAAATTCCACACTCAAAATTGAAATTGGTGGTGGAATCCGCAATGAAGAGACTATTAAAGAATACTTAAATCTTGGGGTAAATCGAATCATACTAGGCTCCATTGCTCTAAAAGATCCTAAGTTTGCCAAAGAAATGGCACAAAAATATCCTATTATCATTGGGATTGATGCCAAAGATGGAAAAGTTGCCACAGAAGGTTGGGATCAGGTGGGTAGAGTGCTTGCAAGTGAATTTGCAAAAGAATTTCAAAACAGCCCTATAGAAGCGATTATTTGCACAGATATTAGCAATGATGGAATGCTTAATGGAATCAATATTGATTTTACCAAAGAAATCGCCCAAAGTAGCGGTAAATTTACTCTTGCAAGTGGTGGATTATCGTGCCTAGAAGATCTAGAGAAGCTCTATCTTTCTAAAATAGATGGCGTAATTGTAGGCAAAGCTTTCTATGAAAAAAAGCTTGATCTAAAAGAAGCCTTTAGAAAATTTAAATAA
- a CDS encoding chemotaxis response regulator CheY, which yields MKMVVVDDSSTMRRIIKNTLARLGYNDILEGENGLEGWDQMNANPDVKVLITDWNMPEMNGLDLVKKVRADERFKDIPIIMVTTEGGKAEVITALKAGVNNYIVKPFTPQVLKEKLEVVLGVND from the coding sequence TTGAAAATGGTTGTTGTTGATGATAGTTCTACGATGAGAAGAATCATAAAAAACACACTTGCAAGATTAGGTTATAATGATATTTTAGAGGGAGAAAATGGTCTTGAAGGTTGGGATCAGATGAATGCTAATCCTGATGTAAAAGTTTTGATCACCGATTGGAATATGCCTGAAATGAATGGTTTAGACTTAGTTAAAAAAGTTCGTGCCGATGAGAGATTTAAAGATATTCCTATTATTATGGTTACCACAGAGGGAGGAAAAGCAGAGGTTATTACAGCTCTCAAAGCAGGGGTTAATAACTACATAGTCAAACCATTTACCCCACAAGTTCTAAAAGAAAAATTAGAAGTTGTATTAGGTGTAAATGACTAA
- the ftsH gene encoding ATP-dependent zinc metalloprotease FtsH, protein MQRQDNNQNQPQDKKPNNFFNQNPLLMFVIFAIIAIVVFRFMSPNGEVSRLSGANTTKTINYYELKKLIENKQVDFVAIGQTNIKATSNNENGKIVYNAQRVSPDNTLIPLLDEKGVEYTGYSESNWLSDMLFGWVLPIFIFFAIWMFLANRMQKNMGSGILGFGSSRKLVNSEKPNVKFDDMAGNAEAKDEVVEIVDFLKNPERYAALGAKIPKGVLLVGPPGTGKTLLAKAVAGEANVPFFSVSGSSFIEMFVGVGASRVRDLFENAKKEAPSIIFIDEIDAIGKSRANGMVGGGNDEREQTLNQLLAEMDGFNSDSSPVIVLAATNRPEVLDPALLRPGRFDRQVLVDKPDFEGRVEILKVHIKNIKLARNVDLFEVSKLTAGLAGADLANIVNEAALLAGRNDKKEVEQSDFLEAVERSIAGLEKKSRRISPKEKKIVAYHESGHALIAEITKGAKKVTKVSIIPRGLAALGYTLNTPEENKYLMQKHELLAEVDVLLGGRAAEAVFLGEISTGASNDLERATDIIKAMVSYYGMTDVAGLMVLEKQRNVFLNGGLGSTREYSEEMAQKMDSYIKTILNERFEAVKESLETYREAIENIVKELFEKENIDGEKVREIITEYEKAHNLESRIIKEEKEEA, encoded by the coding sequence ATGCAACGACAAGACAATAATCAAAATCAACCACAAGATAAAAAACCTAATAATTTTTTCAATCAGAATCCTCTTTTGATGTTTGTTATTTTTGCAATCATTGCTATTGTTGTTTTTCGCTTCATGTCCCCAAATGGCGAAGTAAGCAGACTAAGCGGTGCAAATACTACTAAAACTATCAACTATTATGAGCTAAAAAAACTCATTGAAAATAAACAAGTGGATTTTGTTGCCATTGGACAAACCAATATCAAGGCAACTTCAAACAACGAAAATGGAAAAATTGTCTATAATGCTCAAAGAGTAAGTCCGGATAATACGCTAATTCCTTTGTTAGATGAAAAAGGTGTGGAATACACTGGCTATAGCGAGAGTAATTGGCTTAGCGATATGCTCTTTGGTTGGGTATTGCCCATCTTTATTTTCTTTGCAATTTGGATGTTCTTAGCCAATCGTATGCAAAAAAATATGGGAAGTGGAATATTGGGATTTGGAAGCTCAAGAAAGCTTGTCAATTCAGAAAAACCTAATGTTAAATTTGATGATATGGCAGGAAATGCAGAAGCTAAAGATGAAGTAGTAGAGATTGTAGATTTTCTAAAGAATCCTGAGCGTTACGCTGCACTTGGGGCTAAAATACCTAAAGGTGTTCTATTAGTGGGACCTCCAGGAACAGGTAAAACACTTCTTGCAAAAGCTGTAGCAGGTGAAGCCAATGTTCCATTTTTTTCAGTTAGCGGAAGTAGCTTCATTGAAATGTTCGTAGGTGTTGGGGCAAGTAGAGTAAGAGACTTGTTTGAAAATGCCAAAAAAGAAGCACCAAGCATCATCTTTATTGATGAAATTGATGCCATTGGTAAAAGTCGCGCTAATGGAATGGTGGGTGGAGGAAATGATGAGCGCGAACAAACACTCAATCAACTTTTAGCCGAAATGGATGGATTTAATTCTGATTCCTCCCCTGTTATCGTGCTTGCAGCAACTAACCGACCTGAAGTTTTAGATCCTGCTCTCTTGCGTCCAGGTAGATTTGATAGGCAAGTTTTAGTAGATAAACCTGATTTTGAAGGTAGAGTGGAGATTCTAAAAGTGCATATCAAAAATATCAAACTTGCTCGCAATGTTGATTTATTTGAAGTTTCAAAACTAACAGCCGGACTTGCAGGAGCAGACTTGGCTAATATTGTTAATGAAGCCGCACTTCTTGCAGGAAGAAACGATAAAAAAGAAGTTGAACAAAGCGACTTTTTAGAAGCAGTGGAAAGAAGTATTGCAGGATTGGAGAAAAAATCTCGCAGAATCTCTCCAAAAGAGAAAAAAATTGTTGCCTACCACGAAAGCGGACACGCACTTATAGCAGAAATCACTAAAGGGGCAAAAAAGGTAACCAAAGTATCTATTATTCCACGCGGTTTGGCAGCGCTTGGATACACACTTAATACGCCTGAAGAAAACAAATATCTGATGCAAAAGCACGAACTACTTGCTGAAGTGGATGTTTTACTCGGTGGAAGGGCAGCTGAAGCGGTATTTTTAGGCGAAATTTCTACCGGAGCTAGTAATGACTTAGAGAGAGCCACAGACATTATTAAAGCTATGGTAAGCTATTATGGAATGACTGATGTAGCTGGGCTTATGGTGCTAGAGAAACAACGCAATGTTTTTTTAAATGGCGGATTAGGCAGCACAAGAGAATATAGCGAGGAAATGGCACAAAAAATGGATTCTTATATTAAAACTATTCTTAATGAGCGTTTTGAAGCTGTAAAAGAATCGCTAGAAACTTATAGAGAAGCTATTGAAAATATCGTTAAAGAACTTTTTGAAAAAGAAAATATTGATGGGGAGAAAGTGCGAGAAATCATTACGGAGTATGAAAAGGCTCATAATTTAGAAAGTAGAATTATTAAAGAAGAAAAAGAGGAAGCCTAA
- a CDS encoding PDC sensor domain-containing protein has product MLSKEILEFSEMRYEIRAYLCFLLQRNIKNHLPHIELNKIIDGLHKIGSEISIFELLYVLDSSGNLTIDGISNDSSIECKKGENHNDRAYFYRAIKEKKCILTDPYPSLASGNLVITASYPLYNDKGKLMYVVCLDIPLEKTSLILRPMPLFGFFSHFKKAVYFIITLALFLVCGLLLVKGGISMWEALERFNSLDIKDIFEATILITLSLAIFDLVRAIFEEEVLGRQKSQDSKMVHKTMTRFLGSIVIALAIEALMLVFKFTIIEPEKLIYAVYLIVGVTLLLAGLSVYVKFTAGARKD; this is encoded by the coding sequence ATGCTTTCAAAGGAAATTTTAGAATTTAGCGAAATGCGTTATGAAATAAGAGCCTATTTGTGCTTTTTATTACAACGCAATATCAAAAATCATTTGCCCCATATTGAGCTCAATAAAATCATTGATGGTTTGCATAAAATTGGTAGTGAAATTAGTATTTTTGAGCTTTTATATGTGCTTGATTCAAGTGGAAATTTGACTATAGATGGAATCAGCAATGATTCTTCCATAGAATGCAAAAAGGGTGAAAATCACAATGACAGAGCCTATTTTTATCGTGCTATCAAAGAAAAAAAATGTATTCTAACAGATCCCTACCCTTCCCTAGCAAGTGGAAATCTTGTAATCACTGCTTCTTATCCACTCTATAATGATAAGGGCAAACTAATGTATGTTGTCTGCCTTGATATACCTTTGGAAAAAACTTCCCTTATTTTACGACCTATGCCACTTTTTGGATTCTTTTCGCATTTCAAAAAGGCTGTTTATTTTATCATCACTTTAGCCTTATTTCTTGTTTGCGGATTATTGCTTGTAAAAGGCGGTATTAGCATGTGGGAAGCATTGGAGAGATTTAATAGTCTAGATATTAAGGATATTTTTGAAGCCACGATTCTCATCACTCTTTCTTTGGCTATTTTTGATTTAGTTCGAGCAATCTTTGAAGAAGAAGTGCTTGGAAGACAAAAATCTCAAGATTCTAAAATGGTACATAAAACAATGACGCGCTTTTTGGGGTCTATTGTGATTGCTCTAGCCATTGAAGCCTTGATGCTAGTTTTTAAATTCACTATTATTGAGCCTGAAAAACTTATCTATGCGGTGTATCTGATTGTTGGGGTAACGCTACTACTTGCTGGGCTATCAGTCTATGTGAAATTCACTGCTGGAGCCAGAAAGGATTAA
- the hisH gene encoding imidazole glycerol phosphate synthase subunit HisH, whose translation MLGIIDYNSGNLASVQNAILKLGGKVRIEPNPAELKNYDRLILPGVGAFGEAMENLEKSGMKESILEFAKNGKPLLGICLGMQLLFQKSYEFGEHFGLGLIEGEIIKFDKKLLKKDEKIPHMGWNLVYKTQNSPLTKDLEENFYLYFVHSYYLGDFKNAIGISHYGVDFAALVQKDNLFGIQPHPEKSHNIGLKILENFLKFS comes from the coding sequence ATGCTTGGAATTATTGACTATAATAGCGGAAACCTAGCAAGTGTGCAAAATGCTATTTTAAAGCTTGGGGGAAAAGTTAGAATTGAACCTAATCCTGCTGAGCTTAAAAACTATGATCGATTAATACTCCCTGGCGTTGGAGCCTTTGGTGAAGCTATGGAAAATCTAGAAAAAAGTGGTATGAAAGAATCGATTTTAGAATTTGCAAAAAATGGAAAACCTTTGCTTGGAATCTGCCTTGGAATGCAACTTTTATTCCAAAAAAGCTATGAGTTTGGGGAGCATTTTGGACTTGGTTTGATAGAGGGCGAAATTATAAAATTTGATAAAAAATTACTTAAAAAGGATGAGAAGATTCCACATATGGGGTGGAATCTTGTCTATAAAACCCAAAATAGCCCACTTACAAAAGACTTAGAAGAAAATTTTTATTTGTATTTTGTGCATAGTTATTACTTGGGTGATTTTAAAAATGCCATTGGAATAAGCCATTATGGAGTAGATTTTGCAGCCTTGGTGCAGAAAGATAATCTCTTTGGGATTCAGCCACACCCTGAAAAGTCTCACAATATAGGCTTAAAAATTTTAGAAAATTTTCTCAAATTTTCTTAA
- a CDS encoding 3'-5' exonuclease produces MVMVFDCETIPDTTLIKQGFKKEFEALNLDFSNELAISKKAMEIQKENSGSEFLPICYHQVVSIAAIFCDEYGYFKKVGNFKAMGNTKEEREKSLIQAFLDYLNKHQPKLVSFNGRGFDLPMLLLRAMKYKLQANAYFETDNLQYNKNKWENYRQRYSEKFHTDLLDVLGNFGSVRGLKLDVLANLMGFPGKYDIHGDMVLELYYQEEYEKIDEYCQSDVLNTYGVYLHYELLKGNLNVEQYHEILSNWRENLPKDKSYSSIFFDTITQQIHS; encoded by the coding sequence ATGGTAATGGTATTTGACTGCGAAACAATTCCTGATACTACACTTATAAAGCAAGGTTTTAAAAAAGAGTTTGAAGCGCTTAACTTGGATTTTTCTAATGAACTAGCCATTAGCAAAAAAGCAATGGAGATTCAAAAGGAAAATAGTGGAAGTGAATTTTTACCCATTTGCTACCACCAAGTCGTTTCTATTGCTGCCATTTTTTGTGATGAATATGGTTATTTTAAAAAGGTAGGAAACTTCAAAGCCATGGGCAACACCAAAGAAGAAAGAGAAAAATCGCTCATACAAGCTTTTTTAGATTATTTAAACAAACATCAACCCAAACTAGTAAGCTTTAATGGAAGGGGATTTGACTTGCCAATGCTATTACTTAGGGCAATGAAATACAAACTTCAAGCCAATGCGTATTTTGAAACAGACAATCTTCAATACAATAAAAACAAATGGGAAAACTACCGCCAAAGGTATAGTGAAAAATTTCATACCGATTTGCTTGATGTATTGGGAAATTTTGGAAGTGTGCGTGGATTAAAACTTGATGTGCTTGCAAACCTTATGGGATTCCCAGGAAAGTATGATATTCACGGAGATATGGTGCTAGAGCTTTATTATCAAGAGGAATATGAAAAAATTGATGAATATTGCCAAAGCGATGTCTTAAATACTTATGGCGTGTATTTGCACTATGAGCTTTTAAAGGGCAATTTAAATGTGGAGCAATATCACGAAATCTTGAGTAATTGGAGAGAAAATCTCCCAAAAGACAAATCTTATTCTTCAATCTTTTTTGATACAATCACACAACAAATTCACTCTTAA
- the prmA gene encoding 50S ribosomal protein L11 methyltransferase, which produces MGSYNCLNIKVDKFLWLFENKALEITKEAIEEIENGFIIRTHQDINTIQKQLESYSKELEDLMQEKIHLEFESSAQKNEDWITKYRDSIQPIECGKYYIYPPWFSPKTDKLNLIIEPALAFGSGHHGSTFGCLEALNKLSLENKTLLDVGCGSGILAIAAKKSGAEVWCCDTDEIAVNATKDNAKKNNLTLDRVFLGSIDKIADKKDCFDVVVANILADIIVALPLDSYVKQDGILILSGILEKYTKKVLDKFKNLELLTQNNHQEWVTLTFKKYKDNNATTRQ; this is translated from the coding sequence ATGGGATCTTATAATTGCCTCAATATCAAAGTTGATAAATTTTTATGGCTTTTTGAGAATAAGGCATTAGAAATCACCAAAGAAGCCATTGAAGAAATTGAAAATGGCTTTATTATTCGCACTCATCAAGACATCAATACCATTCAAAAGCAATTAGAAAGCTATAGCAAAGAGCTTGAAGATCTTATGCAAGAAAAAATTCATCTTGAATTTGAATCAAGCGCTCAAAAAAATGAAGATTGGATCACAAAATATCGCGATTCCATACAACCCATTGAATGTGGAAAATATTATATTTATCCCCCTTGGTTTTCTCCCAAAACCGATAAACTCAATCTCATTATTGAACCTGCACTAGCCTTTGGAAGTGGGCATCATGGTAGCACTTTTGGTTGCCTAGAAGCACTTAATAAACTCTCTTTAGAAAATAAAACTCTCCTAGATGTGGGCTGTGGAAGTGGAATCTTGGCTATTGCTGCTAAAAAAAGTGGTGCTGAAGTTTGGTGCTGCGACACTGATGAAATAGCAGTGAATGCCACCAAAGACAATGCAAAAAAAAACAATCTTACTTTAGATAGAGTTTTCTTGGGATCCATTGACAAAATAGCTGACAAAAAAGATTGCTTTGATGTTGTAGTTGCTAACATTCTAGCCGACATTATTGTAGCATTGCCTTTAGATTCGTATGTTAAACAAGATGGGATATTAATCTTATCAGGGATTTTAGAAAAATATACAAAAAAAGTCCTTGATAAGTTTAAAAACTTAGAATTACTTACCCAAAATAATCATCAAGAATGGGTAACTTTAACCTTCAAAAAATACAAGGATAATAATGCAACGACAAGACAATAA